The stretch of DNA TATAATCTAAAAGAATTAGAAAGAAAAGTAAAAAGAGATAAAAAGTAAAGTTTCGCCTAACCCATCGCTGCACCTGACCGCCAACAGTGTAGCGGTTTTGCAAAGTTTTGTGCCCTATCAAAGTTTGGTGGTTTTCCGAAGTTTTGTGCCTATCCTGTTGGCGGCAGGTGAGCTCAGTCGTTAGGCAACGAGAAAAGGGGGAAATATGCAACAAAACACGTACACTGCAGTGATGAAGCAGGACGGAGATTGGTGGATAGGATGGATTGAAGAAGTGCCGGGAGTGAATTGCCAGGAGCGAACGAAAGAAGAACTACTGAAAAGCCTACGAGTAACTTTGAAGGAAGCACTCGATTTCAATCGTGAAGACGCTCTTCGTACTGCTGAGTCAAACTATCAAGCTACTTTTCCATTTTCCCTTACTTACACCTGAATAGTTACAATTTTTTATGCTTTAAACTCATTCTATTTTATCCTCTGCTAATCCTCTGTTAATCCGTGGCTGAATAGTTACCAATTATTCTGAAAAGTTTTGGGGGTATCCCCAAAGGGGAGATTTAATTTTTTTCCTTGCCTTAATCAAAGATTTTTGGTATTATTTTTTATATGAAAATAAAATTTTTTATTGCTCTGCTTCTGATTGGCTTTTTAGCATTTAGTGAAGAAGAAGGGATTATTTCATCTACTCAACTAGATCAAAGAGGGGTTATGGTAACCATCTACAATGTTAATCTTGGGCTTATAAAAGACCAGAGAGAAATTGAACTTCCAAGAGGAAGGGGAAGGCTGAAATTTATGGATGTAGCCTCTTTGATAATCCCTACAAGCGTTCATATAAAGTCCCTTGAAGACCCAGATAGCCTTGCTATCCTTGAACAGAACTATGAGTATGACCTCTTAAGCCCAAGCAAACTACTTGATAAATATGTTGGTTGTGAGGTAAGGCTATACCAGAAAAATCCATATACGGAGAGGGAAGAAATGACAACCGCTACACTCTTGTCTAACCAGGGAGGAATGCCAATATTTAAGATTGGTGATGCTATAACCTTTAACCACCCAGGAAGGATAATATTCCCCAAAGTCCCAGAAAACCTTATTTCCAAACCAACCCTTATATGGCTCTTTGAAAATAGCCTTTCAACCACCCAAAAGATTGAGGTATCTTATCTTACCAACGGAATAAACTGGCAATCTGATTATGTTGTAACATTAAACGATAAGGATGACAAAGCAGACCTTAAAAGCTGGGTTACCATTGATAATAAAAGCGGCGCGACCTATAAGGATGCGCATTTAAAACTTGTGGCAGGGGATGTGCATAGAATCAAAGAGCGTGGGTATGAAATAAAGATGGGACGGCTAGCAAAGGCTATGGTGGAAGAAAAGCAATTTAAAGAGGAGGCATTCTTTGAGTATCACATATATACCCTCCAAAGAAAAGCGACAATTAAAGATAATCAAACAAAACAAATAAGCCTGGTAGATGCCTTTAATATCCCGGTTAAAAAAGAATTTCTCTTTCAAGGGGCAGAGAATTATTATTACAGCTTGTGTAGGGAGCCAATGTCAAACCAGAAGATTGGAGTGTTTATAGAGATAGAGAACAAAAAGGAGAATAATCTGGGCATTTCACTTCCCCAAGGAACGGTTAGGGTCTATAAAGAAGATAGGGAGGAAAACCTCCAGTTTATCGGAGAGGATTCAATAGACCATACCCCAAAGGATGAGAAAATAAGAATAAAACTAGGGGATGCCTTTGATATAGTAGGAACAAGGAAGCAGATGGATTGGAAAAAAATAGCTTATGATACATACGAGGCATCTTTTGAAATATCAATTAGAAACCATAAGGAAGAGGATGTGGTAGTAAGGGTTATTGAGCCAATTCC from bacterium encodes:
- a CDS encoding DUF4139 domain-containing protein; this translates as MKIKFFIALLLIGFLAFSEEEGIISSTQLDQRGVMVTIYNVNLGLIKDQREIELPRGRGRLKFMDVASLIIPTSVHIKSLEDPDSLAILEQNYEYDLLSPSKLLDKYVGCEVRLYQKNPYTEREEMTTATLLSNQGGMPIFKIGDAITFNHPGRIIFPKVPENLISKPTLIWLFENSLSTTQKIEVSYLTNGINWQSDYVVTLNDKDDKADLKSWVTIDNKSGATYKDAHLKLVAGDVHRIKERGYEIKMGRLAKAMVEEKQFKEEAFFEYHIYTLQRKATIKDNQTKQISLVDAFNIPVKKEFLFQGAENYYYSLCREPMSNQKIGVFIEIENKKENNLGISLPQGTVRVYKEDREENLQFIGEDSIDHTPKDEKIRIKLGDAFDIVGTRKQMDWKKIAYDTYEASFEISIRNHKEEDVVVRVIEPIPGEWEMLSSSLKYTKTEAHTAEFNLPVPKDKEVKLIYRVRMRF
- a CDS encoding type II toxin-antitoxin system HicB family antitoxin, whose protein sequence is MQQNTYTAVMKQDGDWWIGWIEEVPGVNCQERTKEELLKSLRVTLKEALDFNREDALRTAESNYQATFPFSLTYT